Genomic window (Verrucomicrobiota bacterium):
GCGTGAAGCGTTTGAGGATTTGATTGCCGAACGAGATCGGGACAATCGTGCATGAAATCATCCCTATGCGGCCTTCGGTCAGACTCTCTCCGTCGGATGGTGAAACGGACGGAAAGCCGAACCCTTTGAGTTACGCGGCGGGGCGGCGCATTTTGTCGCGACGTGGCGAGCCGTTGTTCGTTGCGGATTGGGAACGCGTGTTGATGATCCATTTTGAAGTGGACGCCGAAGAGTTGCAACGCGACGTGCCGTTTCAACTGGATTTGCGCGACGGCCGTGCGTTCGTCAGTCTTGTCGCATTCACGATGCGCGGGATGCGACCGCGTTTCGGAGGCCGGTTTGCGGCCTGGTTGTTCCGTCCCATCGCCACGCATCATTTTCTCAATGTGCGGACGTACGTGCGGCATGGCGACGAAGCGGGTATTCATTTTCTTGCCGAATGGTTGTCGAACTGGCTGGCCACACGCCTTGGCCCGGCTACGTTTGGTCTGCCGTATCGCTACGGGAGAATCTCCTACCAGAATGTCTGGTCGAGACGTCCTTTACGCGGGTTTGTGGAGGACGAAGAGACGGGCGCGAACCTTGGGTACGAGGCAAGGCTGTCAGACGATGCGGACAAGTTGTTGTTGCATATGCAACATGAAACTGTCCGCTTCAACGGCGGGGCGACATCCGGTGCTCCGAACTTTGCGCCGTGCTCAAGCGGCTCGCTGGACGAGTGGTTGATGGAACGTTACACGGCGTTCAATTGTGCGGCGGGCCGTCGCCGGTTCTTTAGAATCTGGCATCCGCCGTGGCGGCAATCGCCGGTCGAGCTAACCGTGCTGAACGATAGCCTGCTGACTTCAACCTGGCCTTGGTTCAAACACGCGCGGTTCGTGGGTGCGAATTTCTCGCCGGGCGTCCGCGATGTCTGGATGGGACGGCCGCAAAGATTGGTCAGCGGGGCGACGAAACGGCGTCGCGGCACGCTCAGCACTTTCTGTGAGATGTAAAGACCGGTGCGCATCATTGGGAGGAAGGGTGATCGCCGCGGACACAAATCTTGTAAACGCCACCTGACTTCCTCTAAGTTGAATCCATGAATCACGCCGCTCGCGTTTACAACGATGTCTTCGAGATGCTGCCCAGTGAACAGAATCCGACGCCGATGGTGCGCTTAAATCGTTTGAATCCATCGCCGGACTTTCAACTCTTCGCGAAGCTGGAATGGATGAACCCGTTTGGGTCGGTCAAGGACCGTGCGGCGTGGGCGATGTTGCGCGATCTGGAGGAGCGGAAGGAAGTCGGCAACAGTCGTGGCGTGGTGGAGCCGACGTCGGGCAACACGGGGATCAGCCTAGCGGCGATGGCGCGGGCGCGGGGTTATCACATGCGCGCCGTCGTGCCGAACAAGGTGCCGCTCGAAAAGAAAATCCTGTTGAAGATTGCAGGCGCGGACTTGGACGTTGTTTCCGACGAGCTTTGCCCGGCGCCCGGCTTGGGCGATGGTTCCATTAACATCGCCAAGACGCACGCGAAGGCGTCGAAGCACAAATACGCGATGCCGAATCAGTACGAGAGCCAGCAAAACGTGCTGGCGCATCTGACCACGACCGGCCCGGAAATCTGGCGGCAGACCCAGGGCAAGATCACTCATTTGTTTGTCTCGCTCGGTACCTGCGGCACGGTGACGGGCACGGGCCAGTTTTTGCGCGGGCAGAATCCTGATGTGAAGGTCATCGCCGTTCAACCGACCGAGGGTCACGACGTGCCGGGGTTGCGAAACATCAATCAGTTGAGTGTTTCAAAATTGTTCGATGCGTCGTTGATCGACGACATCCTGGAAGTTGATTTCAAACTGGCGTACACCCGGGCGCTGGAGTTATGTCAGAACGAGGGGTTGCTCGCCGGGCCGAGTTCCGGGTTGATTTTGGAAGGGGCGCGGAAAATAATTGAGCGTGACAAAAAGGGAC
Coding sequences:
- a CDS encoding DUF2071 domain-containing protein, which encodes MRPSVRLSPSDGETDGKPNPLSYAAGRRILSRRGEPLFVADWERVLMIHFEVDAEELQRDVPFQLDLRDGRAFVSLVAFTMRGMRPRFGGRFAAWLFRPIATHHFLNVRTYVRHGDEAGIHFLAEWLSNWLATRLGPATFGLPYRYGRISYQNVWSRRPLRGFVEDEETGANLGYEARLSDDADKLLLHMQHETVRFNGGATSGAPNFAPCSSGSLDEWLMERYTAFNCAAGRRRFFRIWHPPWRQSPVELTVLNDSLLTSTWPWFKHARFVGANFSPGVRDVWMGRPQRLVSGATKRRRGTLSTFCEM
- a CDS encoding cysteine synthase family protein is translated as MNHAARVYNDVFEMLPSEQNPTPMVRLNRLNPSPDFQLFAKLEWMNPFGSVKDRAAWAMLRDLEERKEVGNSRGVVEPTSGNTGISLAAMARARGYHMRAVVPNKVPLEKKILLKIAGADLDVVSDELCPAPGLGDGSINIAKTHAKASKHKYAMPNQYESQQNVLAHLTTTGPEIWRQTQGKITHLFVSLGTCGTVTGTGQFLRGQNPDVKVIAVQPTEGHDVPGLRNINQLSVSKLFDASLIDDILEVDFKLAYTRALELCQNEGLLAGPSSGLILEGARKIIERDKKGLGVMIFPDNIFKYTSNMVKHIPDLLAGTTA